The Paenibacillus beijingensis nucleotide sequence AAGAGAAGATGAAGAGCGATTTGAACAGAAATGGAAAAAGTGGATGCCCGAGATTAGACTCGTGACTCTTCACTCTCCATACCGAAGCATTATTCAGCCATTGAGCAAGTTTATTGATTCGGTGCAGCGCAAAGCGAGCCAATCCAACTATAACGTTACGGTTATCGTCCCGCAGTTCATCCCGAAGAAAGGCTGGCACAATATCCTTCACAATCAAACAAGCTTACTCATGCGCGCTCACTTGCTGTATCGGAAAGATGTCATTGTCACGACCGTTCCGTTTCATTTAAAGAAATAAACAGCATCGCCCGGAAACGTTTAGGGAATAAAAAAGCGGCAGTCCAGGACTGACATTTTACATGTCCAAGGCTGCCGCTTATTTTATGATTTGTCGAAGCTAACGTCTTCGAGCACAAGCGATTCGAAATAATTCTTCGTACGCCGTACCGCCTCGACCTCGCCCACTTTGTCCTGCTGGTAGAAGGAAGGATAGTGGGTATCGATCGTCATCATCGCACCGGAGTCGTGATACGCGATCGCCTGCATGATGGGGGCATGGTTGAAATCGTCCTCGCCGGCAATCGCAAAATTGCCGACGCGAAGCGGAACCATGGCAGCGAGCCAGTCGAACACATGGCGGCGACGCGGTGCGGACCCTGAATCCGCTATTTCCCTCTAATCGCTCATTTTTTGCATATAAGTGGACATGAGATCCGTTATTGGCTGTGAATCATCACAAATTGGCTTATTTCTGAACGAATAACGGCCTGACGGTCCGTTCGTTTCTCCACACCACATAAAAACGGCAGCAAACAAGCCGCTCTCCGATTGGAAAACAACTTGCTTGCTGCCGTTTTGTCGTTGGAGCCCAGGCTCAGCTAGTCGATGCTGCCCGCCCCGACCGACCAGTCCTCCAAAGACAGGCCCGGATCCGCCTTCATGTCGAGCGTCGTACATTCTCCGCTCTTCCACTTCAAGTGGGCGGCGGCAGCGATCATCGCCGCATTGTCGGTGCACAGGGACAGCGGCGGAATAAGCAGCGGCACGCCTTCGGCTTCGCAGCGGGCGGTGAGCGCCGCGCGCAAACCGCCGTTGGCCGCTACGCCGCCGCACAGCAGCAGCTGCCGCGCTCCGAACTGCTTCGCGGCGCGGATCGCTTTTTCCATCAGCACGTCGATGACCGACTCCTGGAAGCCGCGGGCGAGTGCGGAGCGGTCCAGCTCTTCGCCCTTCATCTTCGCCTGATTGATCGCCGCCAGCACGGCGGACTTGAGGCCGCTGAAGCTGAAATCGTACGAGTCCGGCTCCAGCCAGGCGCGCGGCAGCGTAATCGCTTCCTCCGCCGACTGGGCCAGCCGGTCGATATGCGGTCCGCCGGGGTAAGGAAACTGCAGCGCGCGCGCCACTTTGTCGTACGCTTCGCCAACCGCGTCGTCGCGCGTGCGTCCGATAATGCGAAAGCTCCCTTCCCGCTCCAGCACGACCAGCTCCGTATGCCCGCCCGACACGACGAGCGCCAGGCAAGGATACTGCAGCTCATAAATGAGCGCGTTGGCATAAATATGCCCGGCGATATGATGGGTGCCGATCAGCGGCACATCGAGCGCCATCGCCAAGCTTTTGGCCGCGACGATGCCGACCAGCAGCGCACCCACCAGGCCCGGCCCTTGCGTAACCGCAATAGCGGACATCTCGTCCAAGCGGTGACCCGACTCCTGGACAGCCTGTTCCATCATGAGCGTAATCGTCTCGACGTGCTTGCGCGAGGCGATCTCCGGCACGACGCCGCCAAAGCGCTTATGCGTTTCAATCTGGCTTGAGACGACGTTGGACAAAATGTGACGGCCGCCCTTGACGACGGCGACCGACGTTTCGTCGCAGCTGGTCTCGATCGCCAGAATCAGCTCATGATCCGCCGCCCCGCCGGACGGCCCCTCTTGCATTTTCCGCTCCAAATGTTGATTCAAATGTATGGTCATTGCGCCCAATCCCCTGTCTTCGCCTGCTGCAATTCCGCCCACATGATGAGTGCGTCCTCTCCGTTATCGGTATAGTAGCCGGGACGGATTCCCGACGGCTCGAACCCGAACTTGCGGTACAAGCGCTGGGCGCGCTCGTTCGAGACGCGAACCTCCAGCGTCATTTTGCGGGCGCCGCAAAAAACGGCCACCTTCTGCAGCTCGCTCATAAGCCGCTGTCCCAGCTTCTGCCCCTGGTAGTCGCTGCGGACGGCGATGTTGGTTACGTGCGCTTCGTCGATAATGACCCACATGCCGCTGTAGCCGATAATCTCTCCATCCTTAACCATGACCAGATAACGGGCAAAATGGTTGTTCGTCAGCTCGTTGACGAAAGCTTCCTTCGTCCATGGGGATTCGAAGGCTTCCTGTTCGATCGCCGCGATCGCCGCCACATCTTCCAGCTTCATGCCGCGGAACTCCAGCGTGTCGCCGGATTCCGGCAGCGGTCTGGCTTGCTCGTACTCCGACATCGTTTTAAGCCTCCCGGATTTTCCCCAGTAGCTTCGCTTCCGCTTCAGCCAACTGCGTGTAATTTGGAACAAACGTATGGGCATGATCCGTATCCCCCCCGATTATCCGCTTCATGCCGAGCCACGCGGTCCAGCGGCCTTCCAGTTCGTAAGGGTACAGCCTGACTTCCGGCCCCGCTCCCGCCGGGCCGAATGCATCCCGCACAGATGCCGCAAAGCGGCCGGCCGCTTCCTCGTGCTTGGACAAATCGCCGGTCAGCCATATAATTCTCGGACGCCTGCCGGCACTGTCCGATGGAGCCTGCGCTTGTTCCGCCCGCTCCAGCAGCGAGGCCGTCCAGACGTCCATCAAGCGGACGCCGTCTTCCGCGAAGCGCTCAAAGCGACCGTCCGGATGCATGGCGTAGCCCCCCGTATAAACCTGGCCCCGACGGGCGTCCATCAGCGGCACGACCCAGTCGGTCCAGCTTTCTTCAGCGTCTCCAGGCGCGTCCGATTGCCCGGAACCGGCGGCGCCAGAGCGGCCGAAGCCGGAGTCGCTGCCGGAGCTGCTCCCGCTGACACCTGCGCTGCTGGCATCTCCTTCGGCAGCTGCTCCCTCCGGCGCTGCGGCACCATCTACCGCCGCAGCGCCGGAAGCTTCCTGCTGCAGACCGAAGCCGCTGTGCCACGCGCCGTAAGCGATCGCCTCCAGGCTGGAGACGCCGGCGAGCGGCTTGTCCCATACCCAGGCGAGCGTCTTCGCCACGCTGGCGGCGATGCGCATCCCCGTATAGGAACCCGGCCCCCGGCCGACCGCGATGCCGTCCAGCTCGCGCGCCGATACGCCGGCCGCCGCAAGCATGGCTTTCAGCTGCGACACGATTTGCACGGAGTGGTTCCGCTCCGCCATATATTGCACTTCCTGCAGGACGGTACCGCCACTGACGAGCGCGGCTGCAAGCGCCGCCGTCGACGTGTCGAAGGCCAGCACAAGCGGTTGTTTTTCATCTTCCAATAAGTCGATTCCGTTCGTTTGTTCGTTGTTAGCCATTATTATTTCCGCTCCTGTCCTGCCGAAGCTGTGTGCACCAGCTCGCATAGCGCTCCCCGATGCCGTGCAGCTTAATCCGTCTCTTGTCTCCGCCGAGATGCTCGATATACAGATGCAGACGCTGCGGCGGCAGCAAATCGCCGATCAGGCTTCCCCATTCCACAATCGTCACGCCTTCGCCGAAGAAATAGTCGTCGAGGCCAAGCTCGTCCGCCTCCTCCTGCGACAAGCGGTACACATCCATATGATAAAAAGGCATCGACCTGCCCGCATATTCCTTAATGATCGTAAACGTGGGACTGTTGACGACGCCCTGCACCCCGATTGCCGCGGCAAACGCCTGGGAAAACCGCGTTTTGCCGGCGCCAAGGTCCCCGTCCAATATGAGCACCGTGCCCGGGACAGCCCATGAAGCAAGCAGCCCGGCAAGCTCCACCGTATCTTGCTCTCTGTCCGCCATCCATTCCGATTGCGCTTCTGCAACCATATCGTCACATCCGTTCATCGTTCAAAATCGTCAATTCAATGTAAACACTACGCCCTGCCCCACTGCTCGCGCAGCAAACTTTTCAAGTCCAAAAGTTTAGTTCAACTGATATAGCTTGGAAGGGCGGATTAACTGCTATTATTATATCGGTCCCTATCCATACCCGCAACAAAACGGCGGAAGCAGACCCTTCTGCCGGGTACGCTTCCGCCGTCTTTGAGCAACGCGCGCGGCGGCTGCCGACCGCCCGCTCCGTTCGTTAATGAATTTCCCGTTTCTTGAAGCGGCCGCCCTTCACATCGTGAATATTTCCAACGGCCAAAAATGCCGACGGATCCTGTTCCATGACGATCGATTTCAGCTTCGCTTCCTCCAGGCGCGTCACTACGACGAATATGACCGTCTTGTTGCCGCCTGTAAACCCGCCTTCGCCGGCCAAATACGTCACGCCCCGGCCGAGACGGCTCATAATCGTTTCGCCGACCGCCTTATACTCGTCGCTTATAATCCAGACGGATTTGGATTCGTCGATGCCTTCAATGACAACATCCATCACTTTGTAAGCGATGAAATAAGCGATTATTGAATACATCGCGCGGTCCCACGAGAAGACGAAGCCGGCGCTGGTAAGGATGAATAGATTAATAAACATGATGATTTCGCCGACCGAGAACGGAAGCCGCTTATTGAAGAGGATCGCGACAATTTCCGTTCCGTCCAGAGAGCCGCCGAAACGGATGACAAGTCCTACGCCCGCTCCGAGTATGATGCCTCCGAATACGGAAGCGAGGAACAGTTCGTCCGTGAATGCATGCACATGATGCAAAAGCTGCGTGCCAATAGACATGATCGCAACGCCGTAAAGCGTTGACATCGCGAACGTCTTCCCGATCTGCTTGTAACCGATAATGAGGAAGGGAACGTTAAGAATGAACAGAAATATGCCGAGCGGCACGTCCGTTATGGCGGAAAGCATAATGGAAATACCCGTTATGCCGCCGTCGATAATGTTGTTCGGAACGAGAAAAATTTCCAGGGCAACAGCCATCAGGCTGGCTCCGATCGTAATGAATATAATTCTCTGAATGACTTCAAGCGTGGTCAGCTTCGTATGCTGATTGGTGACCATCATCTGCACCTCCCCTTTCGAAAATCCCTTTTTTTCTATTATAGCGCAAAAAAAGACCTTTTTCCAGCAAATTCAGCTGATTTATTGATTATTTACAACTCTTTCATTCATTATCATTCATTTATCTTCAATTCTCATAGGCTTGTGAAACCTTTCATTTTTTTGTCGAACAACGTGGTTAGGGCACTCCCGG carries:
- the tsaB gene encoding tRNA (adenosine(37)-N6)-threonylcarbamoyltransferase complex dimerization subunit type 1 TsaB encodes the protein MANNEQTNGIDLLEDEKQPLVLAFDTSTAALAAALVSGGTVLQEVQYMAERNHSVQIVSQLKAMLAAAGVSARELDGIAVGRGPGSYTGMRIAASVAKTLAWVWDKPLAGVSSLEAIAYGAWHSGFGLQQEASGAAAVDGAAAPEGAAAEGDASSAGVSGSSSGSDSGFGRSGAAGSGQSDAPGDAEESWTDWVVPLMDARRGQVYTGGYAMHPDGRFERFAEDGVRLMDVWTASLLERAEQAQAPSDSAGRRPRIIWLTGDLSKHEEAAGRFAASVRDAFGPAGAGPEVRLYPYELEGRWTAWLGMKRIIGGDTDHAHTFVPNYTQLAEAEAKLLGKIREA
- the tsaD gene encoding tRNA (adenosine(37)-N6)-threonylcarbamoyltransferase complex transferase subunit TsaD produces the protein MQEGPSGGAADHELILAIETSCDETSVAVVKGGRHILSNVVSSQIETHKRFGGVVPEIASRKHVETITLMMEQAVQESGHRLDEMSAIAVTQGPGLVGALLVGIVAAKSLAMALDVPLIGTHHIAGHIYANALIYELQYPCLALVVSGGHTELVVLEREGSFRIIGRTRDDAVGEAYDKVARALQFPYPGGPHIDRLAQSAEEAITLPRAWLEPDSYDFSFSGLKSAVLAAINQAKMKGEELDRSALARGFQESVIDVLMEKAIRAAKQFGARQLLLCGGVAANGGLRAALTARCEAEGVPLLIPPLSLCTDNAAMIAAAAHLKWKSGECTTLDMKADPGLSLEDWSVGAGSID
- the tsaE gene encoding tRNA (adenosine(37)-N6)-threonylcarbamoyltransferase complex ATPase subunit type 1 TsaE, translated to MVAEAQSEWMADREQDTVELAGLLASWAVPGTVLILDGDLGAGKTRFSQAFAAAIGVQGVVNSPTFTIIKEYAGRSMPFYHMDVYRLSQEEADELGLDDYFFGEGVTIVEWGSLIGDLLPPQRLHLYIEHLGGDKRRIKLHGIGERYASWCTQLRQDRSGNNNG
- the rimI gene encoding ribosomal protein S18-alanine N-acetyltransferase, with the protein product MSEYEQARPLPESGDTLEFRGMKLEDVAAIAAIEQEAFESPWTKEAFVNELTNNHFARYLVMVKDGEIIGYSGMWVIIDEAHVTNIAVRSDYQGQKLGQRLMSELQKVAVFCGARKMTLEVRVSNERAQRLYRKFGFEPSGIRPGYYTDNGEDALIMWAELQQAKTGDWAQ
- a CDS encoding YitT family protein, whose protein sequence is MVTNQHTKLTTLEVIQRIIFITIGASLMAVALEIFLVPNNIIDGGITGISIMLSAITDVPLGIFLFILNVPFLIIGYKQIGKTFAMSTLYGVAIMSIGTQLLHHVHAFTDELFLASVFGGIILGAGVGLVIRFGGSLDGTEIVAILFNKRLPFSVGEIIMFINLFILTSAGFVFSWDRAMYSIIAYFIAYKVMDVVIEGIDESKSVWIISDEYKAVGETIMSRLGRGVTYLAGEGGFTGGNKTVIFVVVTRLEEAKLKSIVMEQDPSAFLAVGNIHDVKGGRFKKREIH